The sequence below is a genomic window from Campylobacter concisus.
CGATGGATACGAAATTACGCAAAGCTAAAAACAAGTTTAAAAAGATATAATGAACAAAAATAATCCCGTAAGGACATGTGTCGCTTGTAAAGTTAAAATTTCTCAGAGCTTGCTAAAAAGATACCGCTTGGTAGGTAAGAATTTAGAGCATGGCAAAGGAAATGGTCGTAGCTTTTATCTGTGCGACAAATGTATGCAAAAAGATATAAAAATTTTAAAAAAAATAATTGATAAACAAACTAAAGGTGCTTTTATTTGTGATGCACCGAAGTTAAAGGAGATACTCTTAAATGAGCAATGTTAGGATTTCAGAGATCGCAAACGAGCTTGGCTACCCAAGTAAAGAGATAGTAGAAAAAGCTCAAGAGTTAGGATTAAAAGTCAAAACTCACTCAAATGCAGTTAGCCTTGAAGAGGCCGAAGCTATATATGAATATGTTCAAACTGGCGTGATACCAGATAAATTTAAAAAGAAAAAGAGTGAACCTAAACCAAAAAAAGAGCCTAAAAAAGAAGTAGAAAAAGAGTCAGTAAAAAAAGAAGAAAAACAAAAAAGTGAACCTAAAAAAGCTACTACTAAAACTGAGTCAAAGTCAGTAAAAGCTGAGCCTAAGAAAGAGGCACAAATTTTAGAAGAAAAACAAAAAATTGAACCTAAAAAAGAAGAAATAAAAATAGAGCAAAAACAAGTCGAAGCTCCAAGACCAAAAGAGAGCTTGGCTGATGTGACTCAAAAAAGACGTGGCCTTGTGATAGTAAAAAAGAAAAAAGACTATGAAGCGCCAATTGCTACAAAAGAAGAGAAAAAGCCTGAACCAAGCATAGCTAATATAAGCGATTTTAAAAGTATGTTTTCAGCAAATGATGAAAATTTAGCTAAGAAAAAGAAAAAAGATAAAAAAGTAGTTGTTGCAAGTAAAAAGGATAGCGCCCAGAAGATGGATCTGCTTGGTGGAAGTGATTTTGGTGACATTGTGCTAGAAGATGAAGATGTAGTTGTTCTTCCTGATTTTAGTTTTAAAACTCCGGTACCAGCACCTGCTCAAAAGACAAAACAGCCAAATGTTATGAGAACTACAGTCAACAATACGATAAATTCTTTTGGCGAAGGTGGCATTCAAAGAAGAGCTAGAAAAAAACACAAAAAGCCTGAAAATAAACAAAACAATGAAGCTGTGACGTCTATAAATATTCCAAAAGAAATTCGTGTTTATGAATTTGCTGAAAAGCTAAACAAACAGCCAAGCGAGATCATTGGTAAGCTTTTTATGCTTGGTATGATGACAACAAAAAATGACTTTTTGGATGAAGATGCGATAGAAATTTTAGCCGATGAGTTTAATGTAGAGGTTAATATCATTGACGATCAAAAAGAATTTGACTACGTAGCAGCCTATGAAGAAGAGATAAAAGACGATGAAAATCTCCAGCCAAGAGCACCAGTCATAACCATCATGGGTCACGTTGATCATGGTAAAACTTCATTGCTTGATTACATAAGAAAATCACGTGTAGCAGCAGGAGAGGCTGGTGGTATCACTCAGCACGTGGGTGCTTATATGGTAAATAAAAACGGCAAAAATATCACATTTATCGACACTCCAGGTCACGAAGCGTTTACTGCTATGCGTGCAAGGGGAGCTGGTGTAACTGATATAGTTATCATTGTTGTTGCAGCAGATGATGGCGTAAAACCACAAACAAAAGAGGCGGTTAGCCACGCAAAAGCCGCTGGTGTACCAATAATCATCGCGATAAACAAAATGGATAAAGAGTCAGCAAATCCTGATCTAGTAAAGACTGGTCTTGCTGAGCTTGATATCATGCCAACAGAGTGGGGCGGAAAATATGAATTTGTGCCAATCTCTGCAAAAACAGGCATGGGTATAGATGATCTACTTGAGATCGTACTTTTACAAGCTGACCTTTTAGAACTAAAAGCAAATCCAAAGGCAAATGCAAAAGCAACTGTTATCGAGAGCTCACTTCAAAAAGGCCGTGGCCCAGTAGCTACTATTATCGTTGAAAATGGCACGCTTCATGTTGGAGATACTGTCGTTGCTGGTGTCGCATATGGAAAGATAAGAAGCTTGCTTGATGACCAAGGTAAGCCTTTGCAAGATATAAAACCAGGCGAATGTGGTGTGATAGTAGGTCTTAGCGAAATAGCAGAGGCTGGCGAGACGCTAATAGGTGTAAAAACAGATAAAGAGGCTCGTGAATACGCGCAGAAAAAGGCTGAATATATCCGCCAAAAAGAGCTTAGTAAGAGTACAAAAGTTAGTATTGATGAGCTTAGCGCTAAGATTGCTGAGGGTGAGTTAAAGACGCTTCCAGTTATTATTAAAGCTGACGTTGGTGGCTCACTTGAGGCGCTAAAAGCAAGCCTAGAAAAACTAGCAAATGATGAGATCAGGGTAAATGTCATCCACTCTGGTGTTGGCGGCATCACGCAAAGCGACGTAGCACTTGCTAGTGCGAGCGAAGACTGCATAATCCTTGGCTTTAACATAAGACCAACTGGCGAGATAAAAGAAAAGGCAAAAGAGAGTGGCGTTGAAATTAAAACTTACAATGTTATTTATAATCTAATCGACGACGTGAAGGCGATTTTAGGCGGACTAATGTCACCGATCATTAGAGAAGAGCAGCTTGGTCAAGCTCAGGTTCGCCAAGTGATCCATGTGCCAAAAGTCGGTACTATTGCTGGATGTATCGTCACTGAAGGCACGATAAACAGAGGTGCAAAAATTCGTCTTATTAGAGAAGGCGTGGTCGTTTATGAGGGCTTAGTAAGCTCACTAAAACGCTTCAAAGATGACGTCAAAGAGGTTGCTAAAGGTTATGAATGTGGCGTTGGTATCGAAAATTTCAACGACATCAGAGAAAATGATTACATCGAAAGCTTCAAAGAAGTCAAGGAGAAAGCTACTCTATGAACGCTAACGAAATAAAGCGTATGAGAACAGAGAGTGTGCTAAAAGAGCTCATACCAGAGGCTCTAGCCACTCTTGAAGATAGCATTTTAAAGGGGCTTTGTGTCACTGATGTCGAGTGTAAAAAGGGCAGATACGACGCCTTTGTTTATCTTGATAAGATGGCTTTTGATGAGCGTGAACAAGAGTATATTTTGGGACATTTAAAGCGAGTTTGCAGGCATTTGCAAAACCACTGTATGGCAGCCGAGGGCTGGTATAGATGCCCAAATTTTCACTTTAAATTTGACGATAGATTAGAGTATCAAAACCATATGGATAAGTTGTTTGATAAAATTTCGAAGGATTTAAACAAAAATGGATAATTTAGACAAACTAGTGCGTGAATGCGGCGTTGAGCTTTATGACAGCGAGATTGCAAATGAAAATGGCAGGGCTATTTTTAGAGTTTATATCACAAAAAATGGCGGAGTGAGCCTTGATGACTGTGAAAAAGTGAGCCGATTGCTCTCGCCTATCTTTGACGTGACACCGCCAGTTAGCGGGGATTATAACCTCGAAGTTAGCTCGCCTGGTCTTGAAAGAAAGCTTAGTAAGCCTTCACACTTTAAAGCGAGTGTTGGCGAGCTTGTAAAAGTTCAAACCGAGGCTGAGAAATTTGTAGGAAGGCTCGTAAAAGCGGATGATGAGAGCATTGCAATAGAAAATGAAGATGGAATCTTTGAGATCAACATCAGTGAGATAAAAAAAGCAAAAACATATTTGGAGTGGTAAATGCTAAGCGACATCGAGATAACTCATCAAACAAAACTAGAACACATCAGTAAAGTTGCTGCAAGACTAGGTTTAAGCGAAGACGAGCTTGAACTTTACGGCAAATTTAAGGCAAAAATTTCTCCAAGGCTTGAGCCCTCAAGCTCAAAGCTCATCTTAGTCACCGCGACCAATCCAACCCCATACGGCGAGGGTAAAACGACTATGTCGATCGGCCTAGCTGATGCGCTAAATTCGCTTAATAAAAAGGTTTGCTTAGCGCTTCGTGAGCCATCTCTTGGACCAGTTTTTGGCATAAAAGGTGGAGCAGCAGGTGGTGGCTACTCACAGCTTGCGCCGATGGAGGATCTAAATTTACACTTCACTGGCGATTTTCATGCGATAACATCGGCAAATAACCTGATTTCAGCGATGATAGATAATAGCCTCTATCAAGAAAACCCACTAAAAATCGAGAAAATTTTATGGAAGCGCTGTATGGATATGAACGACCGCGCGCTAAGATTTGTCACTGTGGGCCAGGGCGGCA
It includes:
- the infB gene encoding translation initiation factor IF-2, whose protein sequence is MSNVRISEIANELGYPSKEIVEKAQELGLKVKTHSNAVSLEEAEAIYEYVQTGVIPDKFKKKKSEPKPKKEPKKEVEKESVKKEEKQKSEPKKATTKTESKSVKAEPKKEAQILEEKQKIEPKKEEIKIEQKQVEAPRPKESLADVTQKRRGLVIVKKKKDYEAPIATKEEKKPEPSIANISDFKSMFSANDENLAKKKKKDKKVVVASKKDSAQKMDLLGGSDFGDIVLEDEDVVVLPDFSFKTPVPAPAQKTKQPNVMRTTVNNTINSFGEGGIQRRARKKHKKPENKQNNEAVTSINIPKEIRVYEFAEKLNKQPSEIIGKLFMLGMMTTKNDFLDEDAIEILADEFNVEVNIIDDQKEFDYVAAYEEEIKDDENLQPRAPVITIMGHVDHGKTSLLDYIRKSRVAAGEAGGITQHVGAYMVNKNGKNITFIDTPGHEAFTAMRARGAGVTDIVIIVVAADDGVKPQTKEAVSHAKAAGVPIIIAINKMDKESANPDLVKTGLAELDIMPTEWGGKYEFVPISAKTGMGIDDLLEIVLLQADLLELKANPKANAKATVIESSLQKGRGPVATIIVENGTLHVGDTVVAGVAYGKIRSLLDDQGKPLQDIKPGECGVIVGLSEIAEAGETLIGVKTDKEAREYAQKKAEYIRQKELSKSTKVSIDELSAKIAEGELKTLPVIIKADVGGSLEALKASLEKLANDEIRVNVIHSGVGGITQSDVALASASEDCIILGFNIRPTGEIKEKAKESGVEIKTYNVIYNLIDDVKAILGGLMSPIIREEQLGQAQVRQVIHVPKVGTIAGCIVTEGTINRGAKIRLIREGVVVYEGLVSSLKRFKDDVKEVAKGYECGVGIENFNDIRENDYIESFKEVKEKATL
- the rbfA gene encoding 30S ribosome-binding factor RbfA; translated protein: MNANEIKRMRTESVLKELIPEALATLEDSILKGLCVTDVECKKGRYDAFVYLDKMAFDEREQEYILGHLKRVCRHLQNHCMAAEGWYRCPNFHFKFDDRLEYQNHMDKLFDKISKDLNKNG
- the rimP gene encoding ribosome maturation factor RimP, translated to MDNLDKLVRECGVELYDSEIANENGRAIFRVYITKNGGVSLDDCEKVSRLLSPIFDVTPPVSGDYNLEVSSPGLERKLSKPSHFKASVGELVKVQTEAEKFVGRLVKADDESIAIENEDGIFEINISEIKKAKTYLEW